A window of Chlorobium phaeobacteroides DSM 266 genomic DNA:
GATGAACTCGCCCGCATGGAGCATCTTACAGACCGAATCCTGAAAAAAATCCTGCATCATCCGATTAAAATGCTCAAGGCTCCTATTGACACAGCCAACAACATTCCGAGCAGAGTCAACCTTGTCCGCAACGTTTTTGACCTTGAAGAACCTAATCAACAACACTAAACAAAATCTGTCATCGCTTTGAAAAAACAGCTTATTATCGGCACCAGATCCAGCCCTCTTGCTTTGTGGCAGGCAGAATTCACCAAAGCGGAGCTATCGAGGCACTATCCGGAACTCGACATCACGCTGAAGCTGGTGAAAACCACCGGCGACGTGTTGCTTGACTCCCCCCTTTCAAAAATCGGGGATATGGGCCTTTTCACAAAAGACATTGAAAAACATCTTATTGCCAAAGAGATTGACCTTGCTGTTCACAGCCTGAAAGATGTTCCGACCAGCACTCCTGAAGGTCTGATCATAACATCGTTTACCGAGCGGGAAGATACCCGCGATGTCATCATCTCCAGATCAGGTGAAACACTGTTAAACCTGCCACAGAATGCCAGGATTGCGACCAGCAGCCTTCGTCGTATGTCACAACTTCTGAGCATGCGACCTGATTTTGAAATCTGCGATATCAGAGGCAATCTCAACACGAGATTCAAGAAATTCGACGAAGGCGAGTTCGACGCCATGATGCTTGCCTATGCCGGCGTGTTCAGACTTAAATTCAGCGATCGCATCTCCGAAATTCTTCCACATGACGTCATGCTGCCTGCCGTAGGACAGGGCGCACTCGGAATCGAAACTCGTGTTGATGATGAACAGACTCGCGAAATCGTCAGAATTCTGAATCACTCAAATACCGAATACTGCTGCAGAGCTGAACGGGCACTGCTCCGACATCTGCAGGGGGGATGCCAGATTCCGATCGGTGCTTACGCATCCTTTAAAAACGGAACACTCAAACTGCTTGCTTTTGTTGGTTCAGTCAATGGCAAAATCGGACTGCGCAACGAAATCACGAAAACCGGACTTGTTTCACCCGAACAGGCAGAGGAAGCGGGAATTGAACTCGCTAAAGAGCTCCTGAAACAGGGTGCAGATGAAATTCTGTCAGAAATCCGTAAAACCCGCTGATGAAAACAGTTCTTGTCACCCGACCGAAAGATCAGGCAGAGCCGTTTGTCAGGGAACTGGAAAAATACGGGCTGATCTCAGTGGTGTTTCCCACCATTGAGATCCTGCCTGTTCCCGGCTGGTCAGTACCTGATCTGAAAAAATTTGACGGCGCCTTTTTCACAAGTCCGAACAGCGTTCGATTCTTTCTTGAGCGACTCCTCCAGGAAGCCCCGCTCGAGCTTGAGTCACTCAGGGATATGCATGTATGGGCGGTAGGAAAAACAACATCGAAAGACCTCGGAGTCCACGGCATTGTAACGGAGCCACTTCCTAAAATTGCCGATGCAGTCAATCTTATGGCAGAAATCGATGACGCCGAGATTAAAGGAAAATCATTTCTTTTTCTGAAAGGAAATCTCTCACTTGGGATAATCCCTGAACTTATTGCGGCAAAGGGAGGACTCTGCACCGAAATCACCGTATACGACAATCGGCTGCCTTCCCTTGAAGATACGGCAAAAATCAAAACAATCCTGCAGGAAGGAGGGCTCTCGTGCCTATCATTCACCAGTCCCTCAACAGCAGAAAATTTTTTTCAGGCTATCGAAAAAAAATCAATTCCGGAAGGCACTCTCATTGCTGCTATAGGAACCACAACCGCTGCTGCGCTTGAGAAGCTTGGCGTAACGGTTGACGTTATACCGGAATACTTTGACGGACCAACCTTTGCAAAAGCGATTGCCGACGCACTCAAAAAAGAACCTGAAACCTGAACGCATCTATTGAGGACGGACACCCCTACAAGTTGTCAAGATCATCAAAATCCTCGGGGCAAACCATATATTCCCCATCCTGAGCAGTAACAGCGTTACTTTCACCCTTCGCAAACAGTGATAATTGACGATCGTCCTCGCTCTCTCTTCCGGCTCCTGACAAAAGGGAGCTCTCTCCTTCGACACGATCATCTCCCGGAACATCAGAAGATAAAGCCTGTTTTTTCGAATCACGCCGATACCCCTTGCCTCGGCTCCCCGAACTGCCGGAAAAAGAAAACCGCATCGAAGAAAACGACTCTTCGACCGTTTGGCGAACCGAATCTTCAAGCTCGACTTTCATTGCGTGCAACGCCTGAACCGAGTCAGCACGATGACCTGCAAGTTCCCTGCGAAGCTCTCTGCCTATGGTTTCAAGTTCCTTCTTCCTGCCTGTCGGCCATCCGGTCAACAGCATGATCACTATGGCAAGAAGCAGAGCGGTTATCGTAAGAAGCATACCAAAAACAACCATTACGACCCCAGCCTCTGTTTTTCAATCGATTTAACAAGTTCCATACCAAGAATACGGTTTGCACTGACCATACCATCCCCATATATCGTAGCCCTTCCGTTAAGATCAAAACAACACCCACCCGCTTCGTTCACAACTGGAACAAGCGCAGCACAATCCCAGGGGCTCATCACTTTATCAACAGAAAACTCTGCCCGACCGGAAGCAACCAGCATATGGCCATAACAGTCCCCCCATCCCCTTACAAGCCCCGCTTCAACCCGAAGTCGGTCAACAGGGTGTTCCGATAAAGGATCGAGCAAATACTCTTTTTCCGTAAAAACAACCGTCGCATCATCAAGAGAGCTGAGAGAAGAAACTTCGATTCGTGTGCCGTCAAGAAATGCTCCGCACCCTGTTTCAGCATAAAAAAGCTGCCCAAGAGCAGGAAATCCGACAGCACCAAGCCGCGGCAAACCTTCCTCTTCAAGTGCAATCAATACTCCATAAAGAGGAACCCCGTGAATAAAAGATTTCGTACCGTCAATAGGATCAATAATCCACCGGCGCCCGTTATCTGCATGCTTTTCATCAAACTCTTCCCCAAGCAGACCATCTCGTGGATACCGTGCGCTGATCCCTTCTCTGATGAGTATTTCAGCATTCCGGTCTGCTTCTGTAACCGGAGTAGCATCACGTTTGGAAAAAACCTGCAAGGATTTCCTGTTGAAATATTCGAGCGTTAACCTTCCGGCACGATCGGCCAGTTCAAGGG
This region includes:
- the hisN gene encoding histidinol-phosphatase, giving the protein MSPELQLALELADRAGRLTLEYFNRKSLQVFSKRDATPVTEADRNAEILIREGISARYPRDGLLGEEFDEKHADNGRRWIIDPIDGTKSFIHGVPLYGVLIALEEEGLPRLGAVGFPALGQLFYAETGCGAFLDGTRIEVSSLSSLDDATVVFTEKEYLLDPLSEHPVDRLRVEAGLVRGWGDCYGHMLVASGRAEFSVDKVMSPWDCAALVPVVNEAGGCCFDLNGRATIYGDGMVSANRILGMELVKSIEKQRLGS
- the hemC gene encoding hydroxymethylbilane synthase: MKKQLIIGTRSSPLALWQAEFTKAELSRHYPELDITLKLVKTTGDVLLDSPLSKIGDMGLFTKDIEKHLIAKEIDLAVHSLKDVPTSTPEGLIITSFTEREDTRDVIISRSGETLLNLPQNARIATSSLRRMSQLLSMRPDFEICDIRGNLNTRFKKFDEGEFDAMMLAYAGVFRLKFSDRISEILPHDVMLPAVGQGALGIETRVDDEQTREIVRILNHSNTEYCCRAERALLRHLQGGCQIPIGAYASFKNGTLKLLAFVGSVNGKIGLRNEITKTGLVSPEQAEEAGIELAKELLKQGADEILSEIRKTR
- a CDS encoding uroporphyrinogen-III synthase, translated to MKTVLVTRPKDQAEPFVRELEKYGLISVVFPTIEILPVPGWSVPDLKKFDGAFFTSPNSVRFFLERLLQEAPLELESLRDMHVWAVGKTTSKDLGVHGIVTEPLPKIADAVNLMAEIDDAEIKGKSFLFLKGNLSLGIIPELIAAKGGLCTEITVYDNRLPSLEDTAKIKTILQEGGLSCLSFTSPSTAENFFQAIEKKSIPEGTLIAAIGTTTAAALEKLGVTVDVIPEYFDGPTFAKAIADALKKEPET